ATAGGTGGTGCGAGATCGCAGATTCATCATCAGCAAGGCAATAGCAAAGGTTCCTTGACCGAGCCCCGCAGCACACACCCACAACGCCGTGTTGTGAGTTGGTGAGAGGAAAATACCGAGGTGTCCGATAATCCAGCAAGCAGTAAAGATCAGTACAGCGATGATGGGATGCTTCAATCGCGGAACCCATAGAGGAACCAAGAGGCTGACCGGCAAACCGAGAATGGCGAATAACGCCAACATATTTCCCGCTGTCAGTTCATCAAGCCCACGGTCTTGTAGGTACGGTGGCAGCCAGGTGAAGTACACGTAGGTTTGGGCGGAGTTGCCAGCCAGGTAAATGGCTAGGCCCCAGGCAACTTTGGATTTCCATGGGTTGATCTTGGCAATTGGGTGAACAACACCGCCTGAATTAGGCGCATGTTCCGGACGCTTCACTCCCCTATCAGCAAAAAGCTGCACCATCCATGGGATCAATACGATGCCTGAGAGAAGTGCCCAGGAGCCAATGGACGTTTGCCAGTTGCCTACGTTTGCCAGCGGTACCGAAAACTGCGGTGCCATCCACGTACCAACTGCCAGCATGGTGACGTAACCGCTGGTAACCAGGCCAATTCTTTCCGGGAAATATTTCTTCACTAATGGTGGCAGCACCACATTGCCCATGCCGTAGCCGGCGAGAGTAACGATCGACAGTGCTAGGAATGAGTACACCTCAGGCATGAACACACGAGCTAC
The nucleotide sequence above comes from Glutamicibacter sp. B1. Encoded proteins:
- a CDS encoding MFS transporter, translating into MAKDSVSTPIRGRIGALLGILLLALSLRAAVVSVPPLLSRIEADIPFTEFTTGLLAMLAPIAFAVFGLLTPRLIKSFGLEKTLIISLALAVSGQVARVFMPEVYSFLALSIVTLAGYGMGNVVLPPLVKKYFPERIGLVTSGYVTMLAVGTWMAPQFSVPLANVGNWQTSIGSWALLSGIVLIPWMVQLFADRGVKRPEHAPNSGGVVHPIAKINPWKSKVAWGLAIYLAGNSAQTYVYFTWLPPYLQDRGLDELTAGNMLALFAILGLPVSLLVPLWVPRLKHPIIAVLIFTACWIIGHLGIFLSPTHNTALWVCAAGLGQGTFAIALLMMNLRSRTTYGSGVLSGFAQGLGYAGAAVVPMLFGVVQKATDSWGAAFSMLAGCLLVMLIGAVIINSPRTIEDDFQSTEDLGKLERID